The genomic segment GTGTCAGCCTCCGGTTCACGTATCACTATAATATTGATAAACTCACCCACAAACAGAAACTCAACACCTGATTATAGGATGTACACCACCATTACCCTTTTGTTCATCTTACCTCCTTGTATGCTCCAGTTTTCCACACACgcgcgcaaacacacacacacacacaaccaacacCACTGCAAATTCACCATGCAGGCTGTTGGATGACCTACAGCCTCTGGAAAGTGGTAGCATTTTCCCACACTTCTCATGTCTTAAACTTCTCACGGTAGCATCAGACCATGCTCACTATAGAGCACCTGACCTTTAATCCCACAGGGCGGCCACTGTAAGATGTGTTTAGGGGTTGAAGCGGTTGTTAAATGCTGACCCCGGATCAGTTTACACAGCTCTTTTGTAAGGAGTATTTTGCAGCTCCCTCAAGCATGCAAAAGCCATATCCTGTCAGAACCCTTCGAATTCATTCAGGGGGTATAAATATGTGAATCAAGGGGATACAGCACTTAAAAGTTGAACGTGTCAGTACAACTCAAATATTCATGTGAGGTTGTTAATCCACTTTTCAAAAGGAATTATTAATAGACCAACTTAGAATAGACTGAGGATGCCTACGAGCAGTTCTGTCTTCCAGCTGTGTTACATAAAATATAATGAATTCAGCATCTCGAGTACCAGAGGGAGAGAGCGCGAgagcaagagagggagaggagagatgacTTATTTTAGTGCATGACTGATTTATAATGAGGCCCTCAGTACAGACAGATAAACAGCAGACACAAACTGCTCTGGTATCTTGCTGCTTATCATGTAGGATCTCTAATCTACACATGAAATTATTGAAAATGTGACACATCAGCTCTTTAGGGTTAAACAGCCCTGCAGCTACAGAACCAAAGCACCCTCTAGTGTCAGGTCGTGGTTCTATGCAACATTTATACAAACGCTTCAGTTTATTAGGTATGCTATGTAAAGGTCCAACATTTACAGATTGAACATTAACTTGTCCTCAGAAGAGtgcacacatttgttttgactTAAATATCTTTCCACTAGTTTCCAAAGGATTTCATGCTAAATAAACGgttcaaaataagacaaaaaaacattttatacaagTGTTCATACTTTCTATACAACATATAAGTGTTCATTTGTAGCAACCTGTAATTGCAAGAGGATCAATAAACTGTCTGTTACTCAATACCATGTTTTAGACTCAActcaaaaacaataaatcaatcacTTCTGTCATGACTTTCAAGGCTCTATGTGCTTGTGTAAGAGCCCTGTATGACTCTGGTGTTGCTCTACCATCTGAAGGATGCTGTTTGCGAGTACTTtaatgtcactgtgtgtgtcgGGATGTGCATCCAAAGCCTTCAGAAGTTCAGTCACGCCCTCCTGCTCCAGCATGCTCCTGTAATGTGAAGCTAGAGGATAGAGAAGGATAGAGAAAAGACGTGATAAGAACACTGGAGAGGAAGGAAGGCTTATATACCTTGATCCACCTGCTCATGAATACTCAAGGAAAGCCTGTATGGATGTGTTTCACACTGCACAGGGTGTGATATTTGGAGGGAATGTAAAATGATgacaacacaattaaaaaaaataagcctAGTATGTAAAAGTCAAAGATAAATGGCTGAGGCACTTTTGCCTGAGAAATGACTCAAAACAATGAATCTATGAACAAAACTTACAAACTATTTATGTGtcattgaaaatgtttattagCCGACTTATGGTAACAGATGGTGTTGTGATAAACACAAAGTTTTTCATGACAAACTGATCTAAATATGCTGTTCCCCCTAAAGTCGggaatgtgtgttttctttagtcAAATCTACTCCCAGTATCTCTGTGGTGGTCTGTGTGCCGGTCTTACTGTTTTGACTACAGACCAGATGTATGGCCCAGACTGCCCACAGCTGCACCCCTGACGGCTGACAGGTCTGCAGCAATCGAAAAAATGGACTGAATGACCTGAAATGAGGAAGACAAGGGAACTGGAATGTTTTCTTTGGCTACCAGACAAATAATAAGCTTATTAGCACTACTGGCACCTCCGCAGTTCATCAAAACAAAATCTTATATACAGGTAAAGCTGTGATAATTCTACATGGTGTTTCAAATTCAAACTATCCAGTTGTTATATATAAAATGAGCAACAACTCGGTTCAATGTCAGAGTGTAAAGAGAAAATGTGGGATTATTTTTTGTAGATCAGAAAAGAAGCATTTTGAATAGTTGGAATTTTTTGAACAGGGAGGATGAATAAATGCATTTCAAATAACGAAGCTTTCTTTATATTTTCCCAAACTTTCTGTTTCCTTCACCTGTAAGAgaccatctctctctccacttGGGTCCATGTCATTATGGATGCATgctgcaaagaaagaaagaaagaaaccttAATAAGAACCAAACATAAATTTAACTTTCTATAAACTGCAACTGAAGTGAATCAGAAGCTGCttcacgcgcacacacacacacacacacacacacacacacacacacacacacacacacacacacacacacacacacacacacacacacacacacacacacacacacacacacacacacacacacacacacacacacacacacacacacacacacacacacacacacacacacacacacacacacacacacacacacacacacacacacacacacacacacacacaccagcttcTGCAGTATGGTGTCACGGAGCTCATCGTCCAGGGTCCAGGCCTCAGGTCTGGAGGTAAGGTGTGCCAGGATCCCTGCTGCAAAGTAGCGGACCCCCACCTCCACCTGGGAGtcctgcagcaggctgaggACGTGCTCCAGCAGATCCTCCTCCATCAGGTCAGACTTTAACTCCTCCACCTCTGCTAAGTTATTCTACAACACAGCCAGACGGATGACAGCAGCGATGACAGCAATAATCATGTTGGATGTAACTTGGCAGAAAGATGATACAGCCAGTGGGGAAACAGGGACTGTCTTACGTCAGATCGCCTGCAGATGGATTGAATTGGATTCCTATTGGTTAAACATTTAGCAAGGCTTGAGGgggaaatgaaaatatttgtcaAAACTCTTATCAGATTTAGATTCTGATGTCGCAGCCAGACTGTTGGAAGGATTGCAAAAGGAAAATGGGTTTAAGTGAGATTAAACAAActataaaaacaagaacaggcTGAAccttaataaaacaaatacacagtGAACCCACCAGGAGGCCGAGCACTTTCTGCTGAATTGAAGGTTCAGTGTAGTAggactgcaacaacaaaaaaagagagaaaggaaaaaagtcTGTGaccctcttttctcttttaatgtatttatcagTGTGATCTTTTTCTTGGTCTTCTACCTCCAGAACCTCCTCGTACAGCTCCAGGCCCTGGCACTCGATGAAATTGCGAGCAGCAGTGGGCATCTCATCCGTCAGGTTCCAGAGAGCACTCAGGGCGAACTTCAGAGTGGAGTCCACCACTCCCACCATGGCTTTCTGCTGCACGATCGCCAGCAGCTGCTGTGAGACACACATGAGAGAGCGGGGGAATGAtggagagaagggaaaaaaatgaataaataaacatcctTTGGCACTGGTGTATCCAACTGTTGGATGAAATGGTTTACATATTAATAAGAGAAGCCAGACACACAATAAGTGAAAATaagtggaggagaaagagaagccTGATTGCATACACTAAGAGTGAAATAGAGATGTGATCTGGTAAACTGAGAAGGACGAATGCTTGAGAAATAAGGTGACAAAGTCAGTGAGTGAATGAGAACACAGAGTGAGAAGGGAATGGAAATATAAAGCTGGGGAGGAAGACAAAGGGAGAACTAGAAATACACTCATGCATATCTAGTGCTAATCCAGGGATGTTGTGTAAGTTTACAATGAAATACTCTGTATTTCTATAAAAAATACCTTCATAATGAAGACGTCTTTTGCAAGCTGAGCGGTCTCCTCTGTGGACAACTACAATATAAACACATACATGAGTGTGATTTTGAATTTTGCACATTGTCCTAAATGTCAAACTGAATTTTATCGCCCTACTTAACTTGACAGCATGACTGGCTGCTAAGACAAGTGTCACAGAAGCACAGGACGGGAAAGGGGCATGAAGGCTCTTAACAGTTTGGACTAACAGGTGCCATGCTATTTTCCCTTCAGCACATTAATGCACAGTAAGTGAGCAGAGTCTTGACCTTGGCCACCAGAATGGAGATGACAGCCACAGCCATCCTCTGGAGGGTCGGGTCCGCGTGGCTACTCAGCCAGTTAATCACCAGCGTGGCTGCTAAATACCTGAACCATGATCACAGCGCGGACATAAGGAGCACAGTATTACAAAAATATAGCAGAGATGTACAGACAAGCCTTGAGAAATCTGACTTCAGGTCTGCAATTTTACATCTGGTGGAGCTATTACTTTTGGCATTTAGATTTAAAGACTGAATATATTTCACAATTTGTTGGAAAAACATTGAAATtccactctctgtgtgtgtgtgtgtgtaaactgaTTATCTTGGCTACTGCGTGGCCGAGGGCTCATGCATCACATTATAACAGAAGTAGGATGACTTACTTGTCAAAAGGGACATCCTGGAGGATGTATTCACTGCACAATGCCAGCAGACAGTTCTTTTGCACCTGGAGAGATGAAAATAGTTTGAATTGAAGAACCATCTGTGTAGAAAATAAATGGCAACATTATAAGGTAattcaaagtaaaatacagtGTGGAAGTGGAGGAATGGAATCTGCAACCACATGCAGCAAATGAGGGTTACGATGTTAGAGGTCAGAGTCAACCATTCCGAGCCCCATTTTGTTGTGTAGCTCCATGATGTCATTATGGATCTGTAATCAGATACACCGGGTGTACCCACTGACCTGTTGGTGAGAGGGGAAGGTCTTCATGGAGTGCAGCAGCTGGGTGGCAGTGCAGCTGATCAGGCTGACAGGCATGGCCTCAGCCAGGTCTTGAGTGGTCAGGTTGAACACACACGCTGTCGCCACCAGGTGGACATGCAGGGAGTTGGGGTGGCTCTGCATCCCACTTAGCACCAACTACAGGAACAACAACTGTTACAATCACATCATGTGACTCAGAATAAGAAAGGGTTTGGTTTTTAATGATTGCTGAAGCACTGTAAACTGCCTAGATAAAGCGGATAAGCAGAGGGAGGATGATGTACATTGTTCTCTCTCACAAACTGTGAGTCTAAATCTTCATGCAAACATTCTGGGGCGGATTATGATACAGAGTCCGTCTCCATTAAGGCAAGACCAGTAGGTGAAGACCAGTAAGGTAAGCACCATAACACTGGTGGGTTTGAGAGCAGAGTCGTTATCAGTAATCACCCTTTACTTCGAAGAAAAACCCGACACATAGAAGAAACCCACTGAAgcacagaaaatatgaaacataatgaggatattttaatttattctgaATTTTAGtgtcaaatattttaattttcagtTATTTCCTTTTGAATCATATATCaatatgttttgtattttactgtCCTTTTAGTTGTTGCTTAATGTCATATTTCTCTATGAACTCTTAATGTTCTCAAAGGGATAGCTGGATGTCACAGCATCGCttcctgtaaataaaaaaatagcaaCATTGAGCAAAATTTGAGAGCATAATCTTAAAATAAGATGTAAAGCTCCGGTGAGGACCTTTAGGATTGTGCTGATATTGACAAAGTGGTACATCATTTTTCTGTGCTGACATGTTAGTATACTAACATGTCTAGTTACTTATTATGAATATttgctgtgaaaaatgaaaaaaaaaacattgactaCATCATGTAGTCTGACCTCTACCCTGCAGCAGTGATTTTTAGGCATTAAAAATATCTATATAGAAACTGTCGATCTTTGTCCTGATGTTCtaatttgcttttgtagctttTACAGAGGCATCACTGTTCATTTCAGTCAGCTTCATAACTattttaaaactcctcacaggagcttcaatTAACTTTACAATGCAATTATTGAACTATAAGTCTGGTGGCTTTCAAACCTGGTTATCATTTCATAAATCTGCCACCtttatattaatttaaaaagtaaaagtatatTAAATGGCTGAGATCAGTGCATTTAGTGACAATGATGACACAAAGGTCCAGAGGGGAAACCAGCACAAGAAGTTCAACAGAAGAACAAATGCAAACAGTAAAATACTGAAGTGTCAGTTTAACCCTGAATTCAAAAGGTCACAATCTGTTCTGAATCCTAACTTTATGGACATTGTTTAAGAAATGTCATCGGTCATTGCCGATCTGAGTCAGTTACCCTCTTTGTGGGTCAACAAAAGCAAGACATGTTGTAATGAGTTGCAATCATGCTTTGAGAATGATGTTCCAATACATAGCTAACCATTTTACCTTAAGCATATCTGGTCGTGGTTTGTCGATGTCAGTGATTCGATTGTAGAGATTGACGAGGGCCTCTCGGATGAAACACTCTCGGTCTCTGTAGCGTCTCAGGGCCTCACACAACTGGTTCTCATTAGCCTCTCCGGttacctgaacacacacagcgTATCAGCGCttagacagacaggaaatgcaGCAAGCATGTTCagtacatacacaaacagcctCAAGTAAAACACAAATTGGAAATGTATGCCAGAGTCTAGCTTATGTCTcttcacaaaacattttctgatgtCGTGACATGTCCCAAACATCAACCTGAATGCCAACACTGGGTACTTACTTTGAGGTTCTTCTGTGAGGACAGGACGTCACAGGAGCTAGCCCCGGTGGCTAACAGGCCCAAGAAGACCAATCCACTCCTGGCCTGCACAAATGCCCTGAGTGCTGCTTCCATGACTCTCTTCCGTCCAGAGATATcgagagagacaagagaaggAAGGACCTGGGGACTCCCCTCCAGGAGCTGCCTAACTGTTTCATCCCCGTCCCTCCCGTCACTGTCATCCACAGATAAATGATCATCTGAAAAGTCCAGATGCCTAAGTGCATGAAGCTGGCTGAGGACGGACAGCAGCCTGGCAGGCGACATGTCCAGCTGCCGCAGCTGGTATGCAGTAAAAGATTTCAGGGTGTTCTTGCAAATAAGGAGAGCAGTAAGCTGTGTTACTCCACTACAAGAGATGTCCAGACTCTCCAGCTGAGGGAGAGTGCAGATATCCTCAAGGACAGCATCCTTCAGGTCTGTGTTGGCAAGGTTGAGCGTCCTCAAGCCACGCAGAGAGCTGAAACCAGCATGTTCATCGTCCCCCAGAGACTCCCAGTCCAGATGTAGTCCACAGAGGGTCAGCCTCTGCAGGCTGGATCTGCACTCGGGGTTTGAGGCCAGACTTGAAACAATGTTAGCTCCAGTGAGACCACCAGAGACCCATGAGGCGTCAAGTTCCTGGAGCCGGTGAGAGCAGAGGGCCAGGCGAAAAGCTTCCGCAGACACTGAACAGAAGCGGATGGAAGCACGGCGAAGACGGAGCTCTTCTGAGTTTCGGAAAATGCCAACAGTTATGTCATTCAGTATGCCTTGTagagaaaagaaagcagagacaTGTTGTAGGAAAAAGTAGCCTCGGTTTTGCCAAATTCGTGCTTGTGGAAAAGACTTTCCCCATCATCTCGGCCTGGCATAGCACACTTTGGTGCTATTATGTCATATGATGACAGGGCTATTTAAGGATAATAGAGCTACCTGTGTTTATACAGGGTTGTGAGCTTGGAATAAACAATGGTGACACGTGTCATGATGTGAGATTAGGCATCCcttatttgaaatgtttaccaCATTCACTTAAACATATAATATGTTACTTACAGAGTAGATTTAAAGTAGATGTTGCACTCTTTCATTTGAACTCTTGCTACAAAACTCCACCATGCCTCTACTAACAGAGTCTCTGAGAGGGCGGGGCTGTCTCTCTTCCCCCCACGTGGTGACACAGCTAATGAGTGGAGAAGGAAGGGTTCACGTATacgaaacatgtttgagcctcagAGTGAAACTACAAACAAGCGAAAGGAAGTACCGTCCCGTATGAACACACATCCAAAAACAATAAGCTCAGAGAGAGTTTGAAAGAAAGGCATTACTCACCGATATCAAGGTAGGATATATTAGATATCTGCTATTTTCATGTGAAACATTTTGCTTATTATACCTTTAATAGCTTCATTAAGTTGCCCTCAGTTGGTTGATGTTTTTGAGGCTTTCTCTTCCCCCTGACGTACCTTTAGTAGCCATCTTGTGCAGTAACTGATCAGCCATCTCCTGTGGGAAGAGAGGGGCCCAGATGAGGCACATTGAGTCGTCTGCTCGCCTGCTGCACAGAGCGTCCAGGCTGCGACACACCTGAGCCAGGCAGAGGTCGCTAAGGGCCCCGGGGCCCTCAGCAtcatcctgcaaaaaaaaaaaaaaatcaatacttaATTAAGGGACCCATAATATGAAGACAGCAGCTTATTGCCTGAAAAGGCAGATCCTCCTTAATTAATGGACAATCTTCGCACGACAAACTTGAAATCAATAAAGTGAAACaggcttttgaaaaaaacattctaCACGTTTACTTGATGGCTTGCAGATATCATTACTTGAAAAGAGTACATTTGAGTAATTCACCAAACAAATCATCTGATCCTGAGCCTATTCGTCTTCCTACATGTTCAGGAACAACACATGTAAATTTGCTTTATAGCTTACTCTGGCTCAATAGTTGTTTGGTGCATTGTCCATGTCAAATAAACTCAACTATGCATTACAACTTTCATATAtgtaggccttttttttttcaaagaactgaattaaaagcacatttaagCCCTGACAGTTGTCTTCAAGGCTTCTTCCTCAGGGGCTCAGCAGATCCACAATGACACAGGATCTGTAACACTGTAGGAGGCTAATTTTATCCTCAACAGATGAGTGACTGCACTCAAGTAAAGCTCGTTTAAATCACCTAATCCCACTGCTCTCTGGAGGGCAAACTGGACAAGAGCAGCTGGTTCTTCATTGCTGTTTGGAGGTTAACGCGTTTGTCAATGACACACAAAGTTCACGAAAGTTTAACACCGGTACCATTTAACAGACTACAGAGAGGGACGGAGACACACTCACCATGCTTGTGAAGTAAACAGAGTCGACGTCAGAAACACGAAAATAGCACGATGTtcaccagattttttttaatttttttacatgaaaaacgtaattattttaaatccgtttcttctttttcttcttttactaaGAAATCAGCTGCTTTGATttcggctgctgctgctgcgaaACTGTCGAGTAGTATCTACTATCACCTGTCAAGAGATTAGCGCATCCGATTGGTCAGTGTACGTGacgtcagcaactgtttgcggTAAGTCCTGTCTAGTCTGttccacagactgtaaaaataatgtattcatgctaaccttaatatttacagtctatgatgctatctatctatctatctatctaactcATTTACAACATTACACAGGGAGACTTATCTAGGCTGATTTAAAAGTGCACCTGTAATTGTGTGAAAGAGGTGGTAATAAACTATTTTAGCCACAAGGAGGGGCTCACCGAGAGAGCTGGATGTAACAATTATTTAATGTGACAGCCTGCCAGTTCAGGTGATAATTTCAGTATCCCACTAAAACAAATAGCCTAACCCTTATTTAAAAATCCCGAAATTCCACTGTTAACATAgggaaaaaattaaaaaagatcaTCCTCAAGGATGTAGGTTTGACTTTCCAAGGACAggggcaaaaaacaaaacagaggcaCCTCATAGGCTATTTGTAAATGAAACAAGTGTAAAGGGACTTTAGTTTAGTGGAAAGTCAGACGTTACAAATTAGGGCATAGCCTACACAAAGCATAGTTCCCTATTAGAAAACAAGACCTGTTTAAATGACAGTTTAGCACTTTAGCGCTTAAAACTGGAAAGGTTCATGACATTTGTCTACTATCTTCTGTGGAGAATGAGCGGTTATGTTTTACTTTTCACTATTAAAATAGTTCAACAGTgttccaaaataaaaagtttaataatttaaaatgtgtctacattttttgttaatgttagGCATAAAGAAATACGTATCTTTCCTATCCTTTTGAGGCCCTTGGGACATTGCGAATTATTTCAAAAGCCTTTTAGTGGGCTCAACCCACATGTTAGGAAACCCTGACCTAGACTACACAATAGTAGGGCTTGTTTGATGTGCTATGGATCCAGATAAAGATATCCAGGCATGGTTTGAATTAGcacataatgtgtttttatagctTCTTTCAGGAACAGCTTCCTCTGCACACATGTTTTTccataaataatttatttaaattgcaCGACCATTATAAACAACCGACCACCTAGGagacacacactctacacacacatataaaacaCATGTTCTCACACATGTACATGTCAcaagcaagcacacacacacactcacactcccaCATTATCAGTGCCCTTCCTCCAGTGCTTATAAGCAAATAGTCCTCCCACATACTGAGTTATTTCTCCCCACGCAGAGAATCCCCATGCATCAAAGCCTGTGCTTCCTCCTCCATCCAAAACATTTAGCTGAGGGGCGATCTTTTTGTCTGCAAAGCCCCTCTGCTTATTGTCCTCATAACCAAATAAACACAGCTGCCAATAGCTTTTGGACAGCCgcaagagacacacacatcccaTATTTGGAGCAAACACAAATCTCTCATTATTATGCTTAAGCTACTGGATCACTAGAATCACTCAGTCATTAGATTTGAGCTGATGGGAAACATGAGGAAGAGTAAGTAGACTATGAGGAATTTTTGTCATAAATGAAGTTGACAGAAGTTCTTTAGGGGGGAAGAAAAGGGAGAGTTTATGTGGGAGTCATCAAACTCTTCAAATCTGACAGACATATAGCCTGtgggaaacaaaacaactttataaCCAAGACCTGAGGAGAGTTAAATGATTACAGCTTGACTGATTTTGAGTGTCCTCAAAACTGTTGCTGACTCCCAGCCCATCTGATCTCCCTCTCACttttaggagaaaaaaaaggatgttagGAGGAGtctcttttgtgtttcttgacTTAACACGACATCAGACAAGGAAGGCAGGGCCAAGCCTTCCCTCTGCTGAAAAACTCTCACTATCAgccttcctctctgtgtgtgtttagaccACCCTCTACTGTTCTCCTAGCGGACAGGCTTTTGCTTGTGCCCTAGCTGCATGCAGGCCTTCATTCTCAATGAGAGCAGGGGCAGAGGGAGACTTgaaatgagaggaggagaatggAGAGTGTAAGCCTGCGTACGAAACACAACTGAGACACCAAACTGGGACTTACCTGCACCTCCTGGATCACTGAGTGAACTCTCTACACAGGTAAGAAGTTTAACCTGTGTAccagtgtatttttttaatgcttttgaAAGGTCTTTAAACTGCTGAAAGTTAATATTTTCTTAACTATAACTGAATGGAAAGTTGTAATTTTAAGTTAATAAACAATGATTCCAAGTTTGATACAAAAGGCAACTTGACTTGGTTGAAGGTCTTCCAAGACCATGAACTGAAGTCTTTTAAAACCTttaaccaagtccagttgcctttcgGATCAAGTTTTGAATTACAgagacctggatgactgagaacttACACAGACAAAGAACAatgatgtttgatttaaatatttggtAGAAGTGGGGTTTAGACATCCATGTGTGCTAGAGATAACAATGGAAAGACTTGCTgaagaaatgaataaatgaaattgACTAAACTATATATGGTCGTGTGGTGTAAACCCCCTGTCTATTCCCTGTACATACTGGGTCATGAATCATGTCCTCCCCTCAGGAGACAGACCTAATCAGTGGCACCATCAGAAAAAATTGTGGGCTAATTGGTCTAGTCCTGAAAAATCTGCCGGCCAGAAGCAAAAGCCACAAGAAAGTTTGACTCTCGGTGTCTCTGATTCATTATAGTTTTTTACTATATGTTGAAATAAAGTTGGATAGAAAATAGAGAAATAATCTGTATACCCTAGGATAACCTTTTCGAGGGCTTAAATGTCAAATACAATCTTTTAATAGAGGTGCATACCAGCAGACAGAAAGATCTCAATGGGACCACTTAAAGTCATTGGGCAATT from the Labrus bergylta chromosome 4, fLabBer1.1, whole genome shotgun sequence genome contains:
- the LOC109997588 gene encoding protein zyg-11 homolog isoform X2, translating into MDDAEGPGALSDLCLAQVCRSLDALCSRRADDSMCLIWAPLFPQEMADQLLHKMATKGILNDITVGIFRNSEELRLRRASIRFCSVSAEAFRLALCSHRLQELDASWVSGGLTGANIVSSLASNPECRSSLQRLTLCGLHLDWESLGDDEHAGFSSLRGLRTLNLANTDLKDAVLEDICTLPQLESLDISCSGVTQLTALLICKNTLKSFTAYQLRQLDMSPARLLSVLSQLHALRHLDFSDDHLSVDDSDGRDGDETVRQLLEGSPQVLPSLVSLDISGRKRVMEAALRAFVQARSGLVFLGLLATGASSCDVLSSQKNLKVTGEANENQLCEALRRYRDRECFIREALVNLYNRITDIDKPRPDMLKLVLSGMQSHPNSLHVHLVATACVFNLTTQDLAEAMPVSLISCTATQLLHSMKTFPSHQQVQKNCLLALCSEYILQDVPFDKYLAATLVINWLSSHADPTLQRMAVAVISILVAKLSTEETAQLAKDVFIMKLLAIVQQKAMVGVVDSTLKFALSALWNLTDEMPTAARNFIECQGLELYEEVLESYYTEPSIQQKVLGLLNNLAEVEELKSDLMEEDLLEHVLSLLQDSQVEVGVRYFAAGILAHLTSRPEAWTLDDELRDTILQKLHASIMTWTQVEREMVSYRSFSPFFRLLQTCQPSGVQLWAVWAIHLVCSQNTSHYRSMLEQEGVTELLKALDAHPDTHSDIKVLANSILQMVEQHQSHTGLLHKHIEP